The Pyrus communis chromosome 2, drPyrComm1.1, whole genome shotgun sequence genome includes a window with the following:
- the LOC137725175 gene encoding phosphatidate cytidylyltransferase 1-like, with the protein MPGDNSVGSPPTPRSPTARLRHRRRSAEALPDVSKANGGDLLVNDRNKYRSMLVRAYSSVWMIGGFALIIYLGHLCITAMVVVIQIFMAKELFNLLRKAHEDKHLPGFRILNWHFFFTAMLFVYGRILSQRLVNTVTSDKVLYKLVSSLIKYHMVVCYFLYIAGFMWFILTLKKKMYKYQFGQYAWTHMILITVFTQSSFFVANIFEGIFWFLLPASLIVINDIAAYICGFFFGKTPLIKISPKKTWEGFIGASVITIISAFLLANIMGRFQWLTCPRGDLSTGWLDCDPGPLFKPEYYTFPEWLPHWFPWKGISILPVQWHALCLGLFSSIIAPFGGFFASGFKRAFKVKDFGDSIPGHGGITDRMDCQMVMAIFAYIYHQSFIVPQSLSVDMIIDQILMNLTLEQQQILFEKLKQVLQDRLVG; encoded by the exons ATGCCAGGAGACAATAGTGTTGGCAGCCCACCAACCCCAAGGTCCCCAACTGCTCGACTTCGGCATCGTAGACGCTCAGCTGAG GCTCTTCCTGATGTTAGTAAAGCAAATGGAGGTGATTTACTGGTTAATGACCGTAATAAATACAGGTCAATGTTGGTACGTGCATACTCTTCTGTTTGGATGATTGGAGGTTTTGCATTGATTATATATCTGGGTCATCTCTGCATCACTGCCATGGTGGTGGTTATCCAAATCTTTATGGCAAAGGAGCTGTTTAATCTACTCAGGAAAGCTCATGAAGATAAGCACCTACCGGGATTCAGGATTCTAAATTG GCACTTTTTCTTCACTGCGATGCTGTTTGTTTACGGTCGCATACTCAGTCAACGGCTTGTCAACACTGTAACTTCAGATAAAGTTTTATATAAGCTTGTCAGCAGTCTTATCAAGTATCATATGGTTGTCTGTTATTTCTTGTACATCGCAG GATTTATGTGGTTCATTCTTACACTAAAGAAGAAGATGTACAAGTATCAGTTTGGCCAGTATGCGTGGACGCACATGATTCTAATTACTGTGTTTACCCAGTCCTCTTTCTTCGTAGCAAACATCTTTGAAGGAATTTTCTG GTTTCTTCTTCCAGCTTCACTTATTGTAATCAATGACATTGCTGCTTATATCTGTGGTTTCTTTTTTGGAAAAACCCCTTTGATCAAGATATCACCAAAGAAAACTTGGGAGGGATTCATTGGAGCGTCAGTTATAACTATCATATCAGCATTTTTG CTTGCAAATATCATGGGTCGTTTCCAGTGGCTAACGTGTCCAAGAGGG GATTTATCGACTGGTTGGCTTGATTGTGATCCTGGCCCATTGTTTAAGCCAGAGTATTATACTTTTCCAGAATGGCTCCCACACTGG TTTCCTTGGAAAGGGATTTCAATTTTGCCAGTTCAATGGCATGCGTTATGTCTTGGTTTGTTTTCATCGATAATAGCTCCATTTGGAGGCTTCTTTGCAAGTGGCTTTAAAAGGGCTTTTAAAGTCAAG GATTTTGGTGATAGTATCCCGGGACATGGTGGAATCACAGACAGAATGGATTGCCAG ATGGTGATGGCGATCTTTGCTTATATCTATCACCAGTCTTTCATTGTCCCTCAGAGCCTCTCAGTTGATATGATCATAGACCAG ATTTTGATGAACCTTACGCTCGAGCAGCAGCAAATTCTATTTGAGAAGCTTAAACAAGTCTTGCAGGATAGGCTGGTCGGATAA
- the LOC137725176 gene encoding alkaline ceramidase has protein sequence MADGISSFWGPVTSTIECCEKNYAYSSYIAEFYNTISNIPGILLALIGLINALRQRFEKRFGILHISNMILAIGSMLYHATLQHVQQQSDETPMVWEMLLYMYILYSPDWHYRSTMPTFLFLYGAVFAGVHSVVRFEIGFKVHYMILCLLCIPRMYKYYIYTQDVCAKRIAKLYVATLVTGSLCWLCDKIFCKEISGWMINPQGHALWHLFMGFNSYFANTFLMFCRAQQRGWSPRIVRFMGFLPYVKIEKPKTQ, from the exons ATGGCTGATGGAATATCAAGCTTCTGGGGTCCTGTCACATCAACGATTGAGTGTTGCGAAAAGAATTATGCCTACTCTTCTTATATTGCTGAATTTTACAACACTATATCAAACATTCCAGGCATTCTGTTGGCACTCATTGGCCTTATAAATGCCTTGAGGCAGCGGTTTGAGAAGAGATTTGGCATTCTTCACATATCTAATATGATTCTTGCCATCGGAAGCATGTTATACCATGCCACATTGCAACATGT GCAACAGCAGAGCGATGAGACTCCAATGGTTTGGGAGATGCTCCTTTACATGTATATACTCTACTCCCCAGATTGGCACTATAGGAGTACAATGCCcaccttcctcttcctctatGGTGCTGTGTTCGCAGGTGTTCATTCTGTGGTTCGTTTTGAGATTGGCTTTAAGGTGCACTACATGATCTTGTGTCTTCTCTGCATACCTCGAATGTACAAGTACTACATATACACGCAAGACGTGTGTGCTAAGCGGATTGCAAAGCTGTATGTGGCCACCCTTGTTACGGGCAGTTTGTGTTGGCTCTGCGATAAGATCTTCTGCAAAGAGATATCCGGTTGGATGATTAACCCGCAGGGTCATGCCTTGTGGCATTTGTTCATGGGTTTCAATTCCTACTTTGCAAACACTTTCTTGATGTTTTGCCGGGCCCAGCAGCGAGGATGGTCCCCCAGGATTGTTCGTTTTATGGGGTTTTTGCCCTATGTGAAGATTGAGAAACCAAAAACCCAATGA
- the LOC137722376 gene encoding uncharacterized protein, translating into MGAVRFQRVAAAFDEVARVRLCESSGSEYSAAGESFADLSDLVKSFIEGGDFEEGGDDQDVVRNEKEHLVDEKSEAGDWSDSETKNSMKSLFNVKSDGWKKKIVTEVEVALAGIGDDNSSPAFKRRLMTHLRQKGFDAGLCKSKWVKSSRFPAGDYEFVDVNLKGTRYIVEPFLVREFEIARPTTRYTSLLDVFPNTFVGEVNELKKIVRLMCTAIKRSMKSVDMSMPPWRRNGYMQAKWFGSYKRTTNAVASSAAANATSESNHGFSGVKRSMGFEALPTKSYYCRDDFAGKNGLRVGRLTAAFQEL; encoded by the exons ATGGGAGCGGTGAGGTTTCAGAGAGTGGCGGCGGCGTTTGACGAGGTGGCGCGGGTGAGGCTGTGCGAGAGCAGCGGGAGCGAGTACTCCGCGGCGGGGGAGAGTTTTGCGGATTTGTCTGATCTTGTCAAGTCCTTCATCGAGGGAGGGGATTTCGAAGAAGGGGGTGACGACCAAGACGTTGTCCGGAACGAGAAGGAACACTTAGTCGATGAGAAATCGGAGGCCGGTGATTGGTCGGATTCGGAGACCAAGAATTCTATGAAGAGTTTGTTTAATGTAAAAAGTGACGggtggaagaagaagattgtTACTGAGGTGGAAGTTGCATTGGCGGGCATCGGGGACGACAATTCGTCTCCGGCGTTCAAAAGGAGGTTGATGACTCACTTGCGCCAGAAGGGTTTTGATGCTG GCCTTTGCAAATCAAAGTGGGTGAAATCAAGCCGGTTTCCAGCCGGAGACTACGAGTTTGTCGACGTCAACCTCAAAGGAACTCGTTACATTGTCGAACCATTCCTTGTTAGAGAGTTCGAAATTGCTCGTCCCACGACACGTTACACATCTCTCCTTGACGTCTTTCCAAACACATTCGTCGGAGAAGTCAATGAGCTGAAGAAAATCGTGAGGCTAATGTGCACGGCGATCAAAAGATCTATGAAGAGCGTGGACATGTCAATGCCGCCATGGCGACGAAACGGGTACATGCAGGCCAAATGGTTTGGATCCTACAAGCGCACAACAAATGCAGTAGCATCATCAGCCGCCGCCAATGCGACATCGGAATCCAACCATGGATTTAGTGGTGTTAAGAGATCAATGGGATTTGAGGCCTTGCCTACGAAGTCTTACTATTGCAGAGATGATTTTGCTGGTAAGAATGGCTTGAGAGTTGGGCGTTTGACTGCGGCGTTTCAAGAGCTATAG
- the LOC137726014 gene encoding uncharacterized protein isoform X1 — MEGVGARLGRTSTRHGPATVFTGPVRKWKKKWVHVAPPSNHHTSIHHSHQINGSSNGNNGSHLLLFKWTPIAQSQNTAISNGAVANGGDRDKVSAKDDGALAASEEPPRRKFKYIPIALLEEEQNEDEEPVEDEDNTIDNDAVDTEATPKNQGLDEKPDINDVPMEENQENNQVVCQDLNETLELSLGSDGHENDNDSGLKAEQTRNG; from the exons ATGGAGGGAGTTGGGGCCCGACTCGGGCGCACCTCGACCCGGCACGGACCGGCAACGGTGTTTACTGGGCCGGTgaggaagtggaagaagaagtgggTCCACGTAGCTCCTCCCTCCAACCACCACACCTCCATCCATCACTCTCACCAGATTAACGGTTCCTCTAACGGTAATAACGGCTCGCATCTCCTGCTTTTCAAGTGGACCCCGATTGCCCAAAGCCAAAACACTGCCATTAGTAATGGCGCAGTCGCCAATGGAGGGGACAGGGACAAGGTTTCTGCCAAGGACGACGGCGCGTTGGCAGCGAGCGAGGAACCGCCCCGCCGAAAATTCAAATACATTCCG ATTGCTTTACTAGAAGAAGAGCAAAATGAGGATGAAGAGCCGGTTGAAGATGAAGATAACACTATCGATAATGATGCAGTTGACACAGAGGCAACCCCCAAGAATCAGGGTTTAGATGAAAAACCCGATATTAATGACGTTCCTATGGAAGAAAATCAG GAGAATAATCAGGTGGTATGCCAAGATCTGAATGAAACGTTGGAGTTAAGTTTGGGCTCGGATGGGCATGAAAACGACAACGATTCTGGTCTGAAAGCTGAACAAACCAGAAATGGTTAG
- the LOC137726014 gene encoding uncharacterized protein isoform X2 has translation MEGVGARLGRTSTRHGPATVFTGPVRKWKKKWVHVAPPSNHHTSIHHSHQINGSSNGNNGSHLLLFKWTPIAQSQNTAISNGAVANGGDRDKVSAKDDGALAASEEPPRRKFKYIPIALLEEEQNEDEEPVEDEDNTIDNDAVDTEATPKNQGLDEKPDINDVPMEENQVVCQDLNETLELSLGSDGHENDNDSGLKAEQTRNG, from the exons ATGGAGGGAGTTGGGGCCCGACTCGGGCGCACCTCGACCCGGCACGGACCGGCAACGGTGTTTACTGGGCCGGTgaggaagtggaagaagaagtgggTCCACGTAGCTCCTCCCTCCAACCACCACACCTCCATCCATCACTCTCACCAGATTAACGGTTCCTCTAACGGTAATAACGGCTCGCATCTCCTGCTTTTCAAGTGGACCCCGATTGCCCAAAGCCAAAACACTGCCATTAGTAATGGCGCAGTCGCCAATGGAGGGGACAGGGACAAGGTTTCTGCCAAGGACGACGGCGCGTTGGCAGCGAGCGAGGAACCGCCCCGCCGAAAATTCAAATACATTCCG ATTGCTTTACTAGAAGAAGAGCAAAATGAGGATGAAGAGCCGGTTGAAGATGAAGATAACACTATCGATAATGATGCAGTTGACACAGAGGCAACCCCCAAGAATCAGGGTTTAGATGAAAAACCCGATATTAATGACGTTCCTATGGAAGAAAATCAG GTGGTATGCCAAGATCTGAATGAAACGTTGGAGTTAAGTTTGGGCTCGGATGGGCATGAAAACGACAACGATTCTGGTCTGAAAGCTGAACAAACCAGAAATGGTTAG
- the LOC137726015 gene encoding mitochondrial pyruvate carrier 4 — protein sequence MAASKLQALWNHPAGPKTIHFWAPTFKWGISIANVADFAKPPENLSYPQQIAVACTGVVWSRYSTVITPKNWNLFSVNVAMAGTGLYQLSRKIRHDYFSEKEAAVAEE from the exons ATGGCGGCTTCGAAGCTCCAAGCGCTGTGGAATCACCCGGCCGGCCCTAAAACCA TTCACTTTTGGGCTCCCACATTTAAATGGGGAATCAGCATAGCTAATGTTGCTGACTTCGCCAAACCACCAGAAAACCTTTCATATCCTCAGCAAATAG CGGTTgcgtgcactggagttgtttgGTCACGTTATAGCACTGTCATAACTCCG AAGAACTGGAATCTTTTTAGTGTGAACGTAGCAATGGCAGGGACAGGCCTCTACCAACTCAGTCGTAAAATACG GCATGACTATTTCTCCGAGAAAGAGGCAGCAGTTGCCGAAGAATGA
- the LOC137725744 gene encoding probable carboxylesterase SOBER1-like, which produces MKLIVLAKPIVLFVLTVSSTVLFILLSRPSNQSSPRPASMAARSFVLWLHGLGDSGPANEPIKSLFTSPEFRNTKWSFPTAPSTPVSCNYGAVMPSWFDIHEIPMTSNSPREEAGLLKAVQNVHKMIDKEIEAGTNPSNVFVCGFSQGGALTLASVLLYPKTLGGGAVFSGWLPFNSSMVEQIKPEAKRTPILWSHGIADNMVLFEAGQAGPPFLEQAGVSCEFKAYPGLGHSIATEELKHLESWIKTRLQSSS; this is translated from the exons ATGAAGCTTATCGTTTTAGCAAAGCCAATTGTTCTGTTTGTATTGACCGTAAGTAGCACCGTCTTGTTCATACTACTCTCCCGGCCTTCAAATCAATCTTCTCCGAGACCAGCGTCAATGGCGGCTCGAAGCTTCGTTCTCTGGCTTCATGGGTTGGGCGATTCAGGCCCAGCCAACGAGCCCATCAAGTCCCTCTTCACTTCCCCTGAGTTCCGGAACACCAAATGGTCCTTCCCAACTGCTCCGTCGACCCCAGTCTCTTGCAACT ATGGTGCTGTGATGCCTTCATGGTTTGACATCCACGAAATTCCTATGACATCT AATTCTCCAAGAGAAGAAGCTGGTCTGCTTAAAGCAGTTCAGAATGTGCATAAGATGATAGACAAGGAGATAGAAGCTGGCACAAATCCTAGTAATGTCTTTGTGTGTGGATTCAGTCAAGGAG GTGCCTTGACATTGGCAAGTGTTCTGCTATATCCTAAAACTCTAGGAGGAGGTGCAGTGTTTAGTGGATGGCTTCCTTTCAATTCATCTATGGTGGAACAAATAAAACCAGAAGCGAAAAGG ACGCCTATTTTGTGGTCTCATGGGATAGCCGACAATATGGTATTGTTTGAAGCTGGACAAGCAGGTCCCCCTTTCCTCGAACAAGCTGGTGTAAGCTGCGAGTTTAAG GCTTATCCTGGTCTTGGACATTCAATAGCCACTGAGGAGCTCAAGCACCTGGAATCATGGATCAAAACTCGTCTACAAAGTTCTTCTTGA